The Erinaceus europaeus chromosome 6, mEriEur2.1, whole genome shotgun sequence sequence CGCAGAGATCCGAGAGGCCTTCAAAGTCTTCGACCGGGACGGCAATGGCTTCATCTCCAAGCAGGAGCTGGGCACTGCCATGCGCTCCCTGGGTTACATGCCCAACGAGGTGGAGCTGGAGGTCATCATCCAGCGGCTGGACATGGACGGTGAGCGGCGGGCGGCCAGCAGGGACTCCTGACGTGCGGGGAGGCGGCAAGCAGGTGACACCCCTCCAGCAGGGCTGGGTAGAGCACCCCTTCCAGTGGCTGAGGCCCGGGTGCCAGTCCCGTCACCACCTGTGGATGGCAGAgctcccccatctctttctccctttttctttttcttttttgcctccagggttattgctgggctcggtgcctgcaccgtgaacccactgctcctggaggccattttccccccttttgttgtagcctcattgtggttattattattgccattgttgacgctattcgttgttggataggacagagagaaatggagagaggaggggaagacagagaggaggagagaaagacagacacctgcagaccttcttcaccgtctgtgaagcgactcacctgcaggtggggagccggaggatctaaccgggatccttcagccggtccttgtgctttgcgccacatgcgcttaacccactgcgccactgcccgaccccccctttttctacgtttatattcccttttgttgccctcattattgttgtagttattgttgttgttactgatgtcatcgttgttggataggacagagagaaatggagagaggaggggaagagagaagcagagaggcagaggggaagagaggggcagagaaagacagacacctgcagacccacttcactgcctgttaagtgacacccttgcaggtggggagccgggggctcaaactgggatccttacaccagtccttaagctttgtgccagctgcgcttaatccactgcactaccatccgactccccttcctttttctttttatccagctcagctctggtttattgtggtgccaggggatagagcctgggactttggggcctcaggcatgagtctcttgcataaccattatgctatctgccccaccttgtcctgtctctcttcctaactgggtcaagcgcacatatgacaaagcactgggatttggtttgagcccccagctccccacctgcaggggagtcgcttcacaggcggtgaagcaggtctgcaggtgtctgtctttctctccccctctatcttcccctcctctctccatttctctctgtcctatccaacaacaacatcaataataacaataaccacaacaatgataaaaaacaagggaaacaaaaaggaaaataataaatttaaaaatattaaaaaagatagtttagtggtctgggaggtggcacagtggataaagcattggactctcaagcatgaggtcctgagttcaatccctggcagcacatgtaccagagtgatgtctggttctttctctctcctcctatgtttctcattaataaataaaatcttaaaaaaaaatagtttaaaaaatattcagtgaTGAACTCAGTGAGTCCACAGGCTTTCCTGAGGAGCAAGCCTGGGGCTCAGCAAGGCCAGGCCCTTGTCCTGGCCCCCAGAACTGGAGACGCACCCCCACCTGGCAGTCTCCATGTGGCGGGGTGCCAGGGGAGACCCCCTGCTCACAGACCCTGGTCTGCCGCAGGGGACGGCCAAGTGGACTTTGAGGAGTTCGTGACTCTCCTGGGACCCAAGCTCTCCACCTCGGGGATCCCGGAGAGGTTCCACGGCACCGACTTCGACACGGTCTTCTGGAAGGTGGgccgcccccctccccgccctcccGTGACGGGCTGTGCCGGGCCGCAGGGCGACCGAGTCCCACCCCGGGCAGGGGCGGCCACGCCAGTCCTGTCTTGTCTGGTGCTCCGGGGGCGGCCTGGGTGTGTGGAGGAtgggcggggtgtgtgtgtgtgtgtgtgtggctggggcCCCGGCACTGGTGGCCAGCACTCTGTCCgtgtgtcccccccaccccagtgtgaCATGCAGAAGCTGACAGTGGACGAACTGAAGCGTCTGCTCTACGACACCTTCTGCGAGCACCTGTCCATGAAGGACATCGAGAACATCATCATGACGGAGGAGGAGAGCCACCTGGGCACGGCGGAGGAGTGCCCCGTGGACGTGGAGAGTGAGTGTCCCCGCGGGGGCCGGGCCCTGAGGGGGGCGGGCGGCCGGAGGCGAAGGGGGCCCTGACTCCTCTGAGGCCCCGCTGTCCCGCGCCCCCAGCCTGCTCCAACCAGCAGATCCGCCAGACGTGCGTGCGCAAGAGCCTCATCTGCGCCTTCGCCATCGCCTTTGTCATCAGCGTCATGCTCATCGCGGCCAACCAGGTGCTGCGCAGCGGCATGAAGTAGCCGGGTGTGGGGGTGGCCTGTGCCCGGGCTCCCCACTGCCCCCGCCTCCGCCCCAGAGATTCCCACCCCGCAGCCCTGGCCTTGCATGGAGCCTCGGCCGCCTATGGAGGGCCCCCCGCCTGCGCCCTCCCGCTGGCCTAGATGTAGCGCCCTCCCCGTCGGGCCCTGAGGCATCAGAGGGGCACGTGCCCACAGCCGACCCGAGGCCGCAGGCCTGGGTGCAGGGTGGCACCGAGGCAGAGTCCCCTGCCCCCCTTTCTGGCCTGAGTCCGG is a genomic window containing:
- the LOC132538982 gene encoding calcium-binding protein 7-like yields the protein MLPGRLLGVPGRGLSHPFHPLPTAEIREAFKVFDRDGNGFISKQELGTAMRSLGYMPNEVELEVIIQRLDMDGDGQVDFEEFVTLLGPKLSTSGIPERFHGTDFDTVFWKCDMQKLTVDELKRLLYDTFCEHLSMKDIENIIMTEEESHLGTAEECPVDVETCSNQQIRQTCVRKSLICAFAIAFVISVMLIAANQVLRSGMK